The Lactuca sativa cultivar Salinas chromosome 2, Lsat_Salinas_v11, whole genome shotgun sequence genome includes a window with the following:
- the LOC111883380 gene encoding putative U-box domain-containing protein 50, which translates to MMEKVYVAIGNDVQEGFATLEWTLRKWSSSQISIVILHADINRDFVYTYYGKLPASYVNDESVDLLNKYQQGKLNKILQQYIDFCGEVKTETLNIEKYDEPIHKRILQLISGLRICKLVIGATFFRKFGNLIMGLKKIQQKKPNFCELYLISGGKLIFLKEENNEGFIEDDQGVMIAKLNKKRGTFKGWIGKMYPRNPKSPSDSPSSSSSADSPSIWERSAEEIEEYFNKLLDSNEDEEESGQASNAILENNGSTELDIPQDLNSRQKTGFLRVKICEAKDTIHLKRREAKESVQRYSKAEWAITLCNSRVDDIEARLNEETTKRGDLEKELEIVTEQLIETRNGIEQTRSTIDSTFEIQRELSNKLKSSTLSKSQSEEQLTKMIHRRIDMIQEIEKLRKQKDVMQRRIEFCRDKEAIETAARLNHLTFSYKEFTPDEIKSSTEHFSEHSRIKCSGDFTNVYRARINHTTVAVKLYEVSEEEFGSKVKILSRLQHPHLVAMLGFCTELKCIVFEYMHGSCLRNVLFSNGRKKQALNWRSRVCIATEVCSGLTFLHLSKPKPIVHGNLNLTHILLDRNNVAKLHGFRLDSSYNESDIRSDVKDFGSLVLQLLTGRNWSGILDEVNEASVMEVLDQRDGEWPLQVAMELARIAIRCSGGNTGMTMVMKEMEELRKKADEVGNSKISVDFDEETVIPSFFFCPILQDIMRDPHVASDGFSYELSAIERWFGMGHNTSPLTNLELEHNRLTPNHILRSLIQDWHNKRSISVS; encoded by the exons ATGATGGAGAAGGTGTATGTAGCAATCGGGAATGACGTACAAGAAGGGTTTGCAACTCTCGAATGGACACTAAGAAAATGGTCTTCTTCTCAAATCTCCATTGTTATCCTTCATGCAGATATCAACCGGGACTTCGTTTACACATACT ATGGAAAACTCCCTGCAAGTTATGTGAATGATGAGAGTGTCGACTTACTCAATAAGTATCAACAAGGAAAACTGAACAAGATTTTACAGCAATACATAGATTTTTGTGGCGAGGTGAAAACAGAAACTTTAAATATCGAGAAATATGATGAACCAATACACAAACGAATCCTGCAACTCATATCAGGTCTTCGAATATGCAAACTAGTGATAGGAGCTACTTTCTTCAG GAAATTTGGAAATTTAATAATGGGATTAAAGAAAATTCAGCAAAAGAAGCCTAATTTCTGTGAATTATACTTAATAAGTGGAGGGAAATTGATCTTTTTGAAAGAAGAAAATAATGAGGGATTCATAGAAGACGATCAAGGGGTGATGATAGCTAAATTAAACAAAAAGAGAGGTACTTTTAAAGGTTGGATCGGCAAAATGTACCCCAGAAATCCAAAAAGCCCTTCGGATTcgccttcttcttcatcaagcgCGGATTCACCTTCAATTTGGGAGAGATCTGCAGAAGAGATTGAAGAGTATTTCAACAAATTGCTGGATTCAAATGAAGACGAAGAAGAATCTGGGCAAGCTTCAAATGCTATTCTGGAGAACAATGGATCCACGGAACTGGATATACCCCAAGATTTG AATTCGAGACAGAAAACTGGATTCCTGAGAGTTAAAATATGTGAAGCGAAGGACACCATACATTTGAAGAGAAGAGAAGCCAAAGAAAGTGTTCAAAGATATTCAAAAGCGGAATGGGCGATTACCCTTTGTAATTCAAGG GTGGATGATATTGAAGCTCGATTAAACGAAGAAACCACAAAACGAGGAGATCTAGAGAAGGAACTAGAAATCGTTACAGAGCAACTCATCGAAACCCGGAATGGAATCGAGCAAACCAGAAGTACGATTGATTCCACCTTCGAAATCCAACGGGAGCTTTCAAACAAACTCAAATCATCCACACTCTCAAAATCCCAATCCGAAGAACAATTAACCAAAATGATCCACAGACGTATTGACATGATTCAAGAGATCGAAAAACTCCGGAAACAAAAAGACGTCATGCAACGAAGAATCGAGTTTTGCAGAGATAAAGAAGCCATAGAAACAGCCGCAAGATTGAATCATTTGACCTTTTCTTACAAAGAGTTTACACCCGATGAGATCAAATCAAGCACTGAACACTTCTCAGAACATTCCAGAATAAAATGTTCTGGGGATTTCACAAACGTGTATCGAGCTCGAATCAATCATACAACAGTTGCTGTCAAGTTATACGAAGTTTCAGAAGAAGAATTTGGTAGCAAGGTAAAGATTCTAAGCAGATTACAACACCCACATTTGGTAGCCATGTTAGGGTTCTGTACAGAGCTTAAATGCATCGTATTCGAGTATATGCACGGAAGTTGTCTCCGGAATGTTCTTTTCTCCAATGGTCGGAAGAAACAAGCTTTAAACTGGAGATCGAGAGTCTGTATTGCAACCGAAGTTTGTTCAGGGTTGACTTTTCTCCATCTATCCAAACCAAAACCCATCGTTCATGGCAATCTGAACCTAACCCACATCCTTTTGGATCGAAATAATGTTGCAAAACTACATGGGTTTCGGTTGGATTCTTCATATAATGAATCTGATATCAGATCTGATGTTAAAGATTTCGGGAGTTTGGTGTTACAGCTGCTAACCGGAAGAAATTGGAGTGGGATTCTTGATGAGGTAAATGAAGCTTCGGTTATGGAGGTATTAGATCAGAGAGATGGAGAGTGGCCATTGCAGGTGGCTATGGAGCTTGCTAGAATAGCAATAAGGTGTTCAGGTGGGAATACAGGGATGACAATGGTGATGAAGGAGATGGAGGAGTTGAGGAAGAAGGCGGATGAAGTTGGAAATAGTAAGATTAGTGTCGATTTTGATGAAGAGACTGTTATACCCTCTTTCTTTTTTTGTCCTATATTGCAGGATATAATGAGGGACCCACATGTTGCTTCAGATGGATTTTCGTATGAGCTTAGTGCTATAGAGAGGTGGTTTGGAATGGGGCATAATACGTCGCCATTGACAAACTTAGAGCTAGAACACAATCGGCTTACTCCTAATCATATCCTTCGTTCTTTGATTCAAGATTGGCATAACAAAAGATCGATTTCTGTATCATAA
- the LOC111883406 gene encoding protein ecdysoneless homolog, whose translation MSESDPSYIFSQKNSRLPEDTVFFTIFPVSSLSPDPKSQNSKTTPLLSPHLQSLHLQILQYLSQYTTNYIWQHEPFTLSPSTQSPCSFCPSNHIPHLHGKLRYGDNLEDEWFIVFLLFQTSQKFPNLSIHVWDTDGEFLLIESAFHLPKWVNPETTTNRIFIRNGNLHIIPKDHFPSNPTLDNALSYLIKQENQTKAPNSVQLSIKNRIGDYPERAIKNMHKVRVRVPILIAQILKHEPCLISLAVEGFYDRDIDSMKYAAKMERFLPNKSSDEIVEVSVIMSRAMYAQLMQQTFQAPKCYPMPARSESGYTSAELGMKIACGFEMIYQIKKQEKLQGKGSTWEVYKESLEKNGYFEGLISGSKEYKRLMENAESYYKKSSLHSRESEIMSAPVKRIDDIIADCNVSLDEFKNQEIPPSDDDSWLYNGEDELNAALFERQQEMEFYDMKKNKEDDVGPSCSSDLNDYDLGDIAKSMQEFVQKMSSFEGAEVPGNRNSEDVDLDVERFMKEIDSVMNPSNGDEELDSDMDLDDDDDEDIEDDDDDDDEEMDFMNSYSDVLSKELKRTTLDKSFVRANANEKELKKDEGTSKVEEEEEEEEFSRVDVDVNLVKNFLGSFSSQEGLPGPASNLLGLMGLQLPQDHKDK comes from the exons ATGTCAGAATCCGACCCTTCATACATCTTCTCCCAAAAAAACTCTAGACTCCCCGAAGACACTGTCTTCTTCACCATATTCCCTGTCTCCTCCCTTTCACCAGACCCCAAATCCCAAAATTCCAAAACTACCCCTCTTCTTTCCCCCCACCTCCAGTCTCTCCACCTCCAAATCCTCCAATATCTCTCCCAATACACCACCAATTACATATGGCAACACGAACCCTTCACTCTCTCCCCCTCTACCCAATCACCCTGTTCCTTTTGCCCCTCAAATCACATCCCTCATCTTCATGGAAAGCTCAGATATGGAGACAATCTTGAAGACGAATGGTTCATTGTTTTCCTACTCTTTCAAACCTCACAAAAATTCCCAAATCTTTCAATCCATGTATGGGATACAGATGGAGAGTTTCTCCTAATCGAATCGGCTTTCCACCTCCCAAAATGGGTCAACCCTGAAACCACCACCAACAGAATCTTTATCAGAAATGGAAACCTACACATCATCCCCAAAGATCACTTCCCTTCAAATCCCACTTTAGACAATGCTCTTTCATATCTAATCAAACAAGAAAACCAAACCAAAGCTCCAAATTCAGTCCAATTATCCATAAAGAATCGAATTGGGGATTACCCAGAAAGAGCAATCAAGAATATGCATAaagttagggttagggttccgATTCTAATAGCCCAAATCTTGAAACACGAACCGTGTTTAATCTCATTAGCAGTTGAAGGGTTTTATGATCGTGATATAGATTCAATGAAGTATGCTGCAAAAATGGAAAGATTTTTGCCAAATAAAAGCTCTGATGAGATTGTTGAAGTGTCAGTGATAATGTCACGTGCAATGTATGCACAATTGATGCAACAAACGTTTCAAGCACCAAAGTGTTACCCAATGCCAGCTAGGAGTGAGAGTGGGTACACGTCAGCAGAGTTGGGTATGAAGATAGCTTGTGGGTTTGAGATGATTTATCAGATTAAAAAACAAGAAAAGTTACAAGGAAAAGGAAGCACATGGGAGGTTTATAAAGAGAGTTTGGAAAAAAATGGATACTTTGAAGGGTTAATTTCAGGGTCAAAAGAGTATAAAAGATTAATGGAGAATGCAGAAAGTTATTACAAGAAAAGTTCATTGCATTCTAGAGAAAG TGAAATTATGAGTGCTCCTGTGAAGCGAATAGATGATATCATTGCTGATTGTAATGTTTCATTagatgagtttaaaaatcaagaaATTCCTCCTTCAGATGATGATTCTTGGCTTTATAATGGTGAAGATGAATTAAATGCTGCTCTTTTTGAGAGACAACAGGAGATGGAATTTTATGATATGAAAAAGAATAAAGAGGATGATGTGGGTCCCTCATGTTCTTCAGATTTAAATGATTATGATCTTGGTGATATAGCAAAATCAATGCAAGAATTTGTTCAGAAGATGTCAAGCTTTGAAGGAGCAGAAGTTCCTGGAAACAG AAATTCGGAAGATGTGGATCTGGATGTGGAGCGGTTTATGAAAGAAATTGATTCGGTTATGAATCCTTCAAATGGAGATGAAGAGCTTGATTCTGATATGGATTTGG atgatgatgatgatgaagatattgaagatgatgatgatgatgatgatgaagaaatggatttcatgAATTCTTATTCTGATGTTTTGAGTAAGGAACTGAAGAGGACAACACTTGATAAAAGTTTTGTTCGTGCAAATGCAAATGAGAAGGAATTAAAGAAGGATGAG GGAACATCaaaagtggaagaagaagaagaagaagaagagtttagTCGTGTGGATGTGGATGTGAACCTTGTGAAGAATTTTCTTGGTTCGTTTTCTTCTCAAGAGGGGCTACCGGGTCCAGCTTCCAATTTGCTTGGACTTATGGGCCTTCAACTCCCACAAGATCATAAggataaatga
- the LOC111883447 gene encoding nicotinamidase 1, protein MASRKAIDLVKNELPVDEESVVFSGDLRTGLVLVDIVNGFCTVGAGNLAPRVPDKQISGMVDESIQLAKVFCEKKWPVFAFLDSHHPDVLEPPYPPHCIIGTDESNLVPGLQWLENESNVTLRRKDCIDGFLGSFENDGSNVFVDWVKTHQIEVIVVVGICTDVCVLDFVCSTLSARNRGYLKPLKDVIVYSGGCATFDLPLHVAKDIPGALAHPQELMHHVGLYMAKSRGAIVVSEVSFTPSKK, encoded by the exons ATGGCGTCCagaaaggcaatagatctggtgAAGAACGAACTACCCGTGGATGAGGAGTCGGTGGTGTTTTCCGGTGACCTCCGTACCGGTCTTGTCCTCGTCGATATCGTTAACGGCTTCTGTACCGTTGGCGCTGGAAATCTG GCTCCAAGAGTACCTGATAAGCAAATATCTGGAATGGTTGATGAATCAATACAACTTGCGAAAGTGTTTTGTGAAAAGAAATGGCCTGTGTTTGCTTTCCTTGATTCTCATCATCCAGATGTCCTTGAACCCCCATATCCTCCTCACTGTATAATCGGGACAGATGAATCAAATTTGGTTCCTG GCTTACAATGGTTGGAAAACGAGTCGAATGTGACACTTAGACGAAAAGACTGCATTGATGGATTTCTTGGTTCTTTTGAGAATGATGGATCAAATGTGTTTGTAGATTGGGTGAAAACACACCAAATTGAAGTT ATTGTGGTTGTAGGGATATGCACGGATgtatgtgtattggattttgttTGTTCTACACTCTCTGCAAGAAACCGTGGTTATCTTAAGCCTCTAAAGGATGTTATTGTCTATTCTGGTGGATGTGCAACTTTTGATCTTCCACTACATGTTGCAAAAGACATCCCCGGTGCTCTTGCTCATCCTCAG GAACTAATGCACCATGTTGGGCTATACATGGCAAAAAGCAGGGGAGCTATTGTGGTGTCAGAAGTGTCATTTACACCATCAAAGAAGTGA
- the LOC111883446 gene encoding protein NETWORKED 2C, whose product MLQKATGGGHSWWWASHIRTKQSKWLELNLQDMDMKVDHVLNLIQNDGDSFARRAEMYYRHRPDVISFIEETLRAYRALAERYDKLSGDLQKANTTIASICPEKVDLSLDEDDDDFNYDSPKTPKLNRQNRIKIPKSPKPVNKDVNCVLDNASKTIDATKTSEEKENQSPPKSGLTKDDALEEIDNLQKQILEMETLKDSMKNYYENSLAEYWDAETQIIENQQRICRLEDEYEICKKIEEDNKGTLMAEEALKSCQETLAMLQDHQKKLRYDVKLEHQRFDQAKQKLKSIKQKYNSESDLEQEQEHEQEIRNVSNQSLEGVSKNPEKITELADTIDTLVNMVITLESSISSQTVLADMLRKEADDLQSQIRKMEDDMQTQAQKFENDLQTQTQKMEDELQTQIQKMEDEFQTQIQKMEDEFQTQIQKIEDELPKESDHTCVCNETVVESKSEEKNIDISWQSMLLNGIEDKDKIILEEYITILRHYKDTKKKLSEEQKINQGLKQKLRLVQENIPHEDESKTTIDEEAQAFSAMDMILDENVNFWLKFSTAFHEVHKFKTQIEDLNDEIKKVKSRSDIKLIYKNLKDIKSKLTIWLEESTLLKDELRMRFTYLSNIEEGIKFSSHEEAAKFQGEIMKKKQEHNEISKELEASLDHVVAIKLELEKNLERVEKEFGLLKNPNQQQKGKLSSSKSIIPLKSFLFGVKSKTQKSSFFSCMSSPKKSRSKKGGCMSI is encoded by the exons ATGTTACAGAAAGCAACAGGCGGCGGGCATTCGTGGTGGTGGGCTAGTCACATTCGAACTAAGCAGTCCAAATGGCTCGAACTAAATCTCCAAG ATATGGATATGAAGGTGGATCACGTTCTGAATTTGATTCAAAACGATGGCGATTCATTCGCTAGAAGGGCGGAGATGTATTATAGACACCGGCCGGATGTTATAAGCTTCATCGAGGAAACTCTTCGTGCTTATCGAGCATTAGCTGAACGATATGATAAATTATCGGGCGATTTGCAGAAAGCGAACACCACCATTGCTTCAATTTGTCCGGAAAAAGTCGATTTAAGCCTCGATGAAGACGACGATGATTTCAACTACGATTCTCCGAAAACACCTAAACTCAATCGTCAAAATCGAATCAAAATCCCTAAATCCCCAAAACCTGTTAACAAAGACGTGAATTGTGTTCTCGACAATGCATCAAAGACGATCGATGCAACAAAGACGAGCGAAGAAAAGGAAAATCAAAGTCCTCCGAAATCTGGATTGACGAAAGACGATGCTCTTGAAGAGATTGATAATCTTCAAAAGCAAATCCTcgagatggaaacgttgaaggaTTCCATGAAGAATTATTACGAGAACAGCCTTGCTGAGTACTGGGATGCGGAAACCCAAATAATCGAAAATCAACAGAGGATTTGCAGATTAGAAGATGAATATGAAATATGTAAGAAAATCGAAGAAGACAATAAAGGTACTTTAATGGCGGAAGAAGCTTTGAAGTCATGCCAAGAGACCTTAGCTATGTTACAAGATCATCAAAAGAAATTGAGGTACGATGTTAAATTAGAGCACCAGAGATTCGATCAAGCTAAACAAAAACTCAAATCAATCAAACAGAAATATAATTCGGAATCAGATCTAGAGCAAGAACAAGAACACGAACAAGAAATCAGAAACGTCTCAAATCAAAGCTTGGAAGGCGTATCGAAGAATCCAGAAAAAATTACAGAATTGGCAGATACGATTGATACGCTTGTGAACATGGTGATTACTTTAGAATCCTCGATTTCATCCCAAACTGTTCTTGCAGACATGTTACGAAAAGAAGCAGATGATCTTCAATCACAGATTCGAAAAATGGAAGACGATATGCAAACACAAGCTCAAAAATTTGAAAACGATCTTCAAACTCAAACTCAAAAAATGGAAGACGAGCTTCAAACACAGATTCAAAAAATGGAAGACGAATTTCAAACACAGATTCAAAAAATGGAAGACGAATTTCAAACACAGATTCAAAAAATAGAAGACGAACTACCAAAAGAAAGTGATCATACTTGTGTATGCAACGAAACAGTTGTTGAATCAAAATCAGAAGAAAAGAACATTGACATTAGTTGGCAATCGATGTTGTTGAATGGGATTGAAGACAAAGATAAGATCATTCTAGAAGAGTACATCACGATCTTGAGACACTACAAGGATACTAAGAAGAAATTGAGTGAAGAACAGAAAATAAACCAAGGATTAAAACAGAAGTTGAGACTTGTTCAAGAAAACATACCTCATGAAGATGAGAGCAAGACCACCATTGATGAAGAAGCTCAAGCTTTTTCTGCCATGGATATGATTCTTGATGAGAATGTCAACTTCTGGTTGAAATTCAGCACTGCTTTCCATGAGGTTCACAAATTCAAAACCCAGATTGAAGATCTAAATGATGAGATTAAAAAGGTGAAATCAAGGTCAGATATTAAGTTGATATATAAAAATCTTAAGGATATAAAGAGTAAACTTACAATATGGTTGGAGGAAAGTACGTTGCTAAAAGATGAATTAAGGATGAGATTCACGTATTTATCGAATATCGAGGAGGGAATTAAGTTCAGTAGCCATGAAGAGGCTGCAAAGTTCCAAGGTGAAATTATGAAAAAGAAACAAGAACACAATGAAATTAGTAAAGAACTTGAAGCAAGTTTAGATCATGTGGTTGCTATAAAACTTGAATTGGAGAAGAATTTGGAAAGGGTAGAAAAGGAATTTGGGCTTTTGAAGAATCCAAATCAACAACAGAAGGGGAAATTATCTTCAAGTAAGTCGATAATACCCTTGAAGTCATTCCTTTTTGGGGTTAAGTCAAAGACGCAAAAGTCTTCCTTTTTTTCTTGTATGAGCAGCCCTAAGAAATCAAGATCAAAGAAAGGTGGATGTATgtccatataa